Genomic segment of Osmia bicornis bicornis chromosome 2, iOsmBic2.1, whole genome shotgun sequence:
GAACAAATACAATCTTTAAATGTGTCCCACAGGTTGGGACACTTATTGTGTCGGTCTCGCAAGCCAGATTTCTTGTTAGATATAATACAAAGGCAACAACAAAGTTCTTCGCAAAGTATGCCTTGGTTAGCAGATCTTGTGCAAAACAGTGAAGGATCTCTTAGTCAATTACCTGTACAATGCCTCTgcgaatttttattatctacCAGTGCTCAAACCGTGGAGAAACAACCAAGACAACAGCAGTTACTGGCTCATCTTCAGATGTTGTTGACCGACCCGGAACAAGACCGACAACATGCTTATGAGGTTTTAGAATATTTCTTAAGAAGATTGAGTAGCCAACAAACTGGTAGTCGTCTTCAAGCGATAACAGGCCTAAAAATGGTTCTTGGGTCTATACCTACCGAAGAAGAGCCTATGGACATAGACggggaaaatgaaaagtaatgTTACAAATAATTATCTGTCATAATATTACTTTAAACGTATAATTAATGGATATTTGTTTTAGGGAGGTCTGGCTTATTCGAAAATTACCGTCTATACCTCACTTTTTATCAGTACGGTCTTTGGTTTCCACGGCGCTTCGTGGAGCTTGTCAAGTTGAAAACAATCCTGATCTTGTACACGCTTATATATCCTATCTTGCTACGCATACTACAGAAGATGACTTACCCGAGTTGACCGATTTAGCGAACGAAATATCTCAATTAGTGGTTGAACGAAGCACAATAATAGCAGCTATTTTGCCACAGCCAGAAATTGACAACTCTCAAGCTAAACAAACTTTACACGCTTTCATGGCAATTATTTGCAATTACCTAGAAAAAGCTAGATCTCCAAGAGCGGAAGAGTACACGTGGTCTGAGAGCCAGGATCAAATATTGGTGCAATGGAGTACAGGAGAAGAATGTACCATGCATATTCTAGTTGTTCACGCAATGATAATTCTCTTAACTTACAATTCCGAGGACGATGAACTGTTTGACGTTCTATTAGAAACGTGGTTTCCATTAAATACAGAACCACCTAAAGCTTTTCTTGTCGACACTAGCGAAGAAGCATTGCTCATACCGGACTGGTTGAAGTTAAGAATGATTAGGAGTAATGTGCCACGTTTAATAGATGCAGCTCTCAAGGACTTGGAACCACAACAGTTGgttctttttattcaaagtttcGGTATTCCTGTACCCTCGATGACTAAATTACTTCATACTTTAGATGCTGGAGTGCAAATCGATCCGAGTTCAGTTGGTGAGGCGGTATTAGATAAAACTTACATGGCACAATTAGTTGAAGTTCAACATAGAAGAGGAGCCACGGGTGGGCTTGTTTTTGTACAAGTTTTACAATTATTGGAACCACAGTTACCCGATGAAAATGCAGTGACTGTTGGACATTTACAAGAACCATTGCCTCTTAGCGTTATGGTTCAAAAACAGTCTGTCATACAGTGTTCTGTTAAGACAGACGTGCCGCATTTGATCAACAGATTATTTATCGAAAATATACCAATGAATCAAAAAGTAGACGCGTATCGTCGATTGCACAAAACCTTAGCGAAAGATTTACAAAAATCTGCGAAAGAAAGCGGAGCTGTTGTCTTGGCGATACAACACATATACAGTGTATTAAGTTCAATGCAAGTTAAACAGTTTTTAGCTTCACTTGTTCATATGCCACAGTTTTCTTGTACATTAATGCGGATAATATTGTTACCTTTAAAAAAATCATCTACTTCAAAACAAGTGGTCGAATTGACACGAAATATGTGTTTGAATTTAATACAACTGATCGGAGATGTAAAAGCACCagttttatcaattttaagaGACTTCGCAAATGTTCAATTAACTAAGACACCAAAAAGCATGGAATTAACAATGTTGATGCAAAATCGAGATCCTGGCTCTATCTTAGAAAGTACAGATCCTGTAAATTTAGAAGCGGTTGGAAGGAAGTTATTAGATATTTGCTTGAAACAACAGAAAACTGATGTTCTTGTTGAAGCAATGGCAAGATTATTAGTAAACGATAGCAACGAGGGTATTTTAAAACCACGAACGGGTTTATTAATTGATTGGTTAGCATCTGTAGAACCGGAATTAATTGGTACATGTCCAACTCTTCAAATGAAGCTTCTGTTTGGAAAAACGAAAATACAAATGAAAGTTGATAACAACATTGTAAGCTCACATTCGTTTAGACCTTATTTGTTAACTTTATTAACACACAGAGCTAGTTGGGCAACTTTGTACAAATGTATCGGACATTTATTAGACAAATGTGATGAGGGGTAagtgaaaaaataattgaaatttcaggaatattgtattaaaataatgaaaaatattctttttatagGTATGATCCTACGGCTGTTTTAGATTTTCTATGGGCGTTAACTTGTAATCCAAAACTTTGGCAAGGCAGAGACAAGTTTACGCCAAAGCATTATGTGcctgaaaatattttacttttacacGAGAAACAGTTATTGACATTGGTGGCATATTTAGTGGCAGAAGCTGTTATCATATGCAATTGTCAAAATAGGAACGCCGCAGTTGCTCGAATGGATTCTCGTCTTGATTTATTGTTACATTGCGTTTCCACAGATGATCATTTAGTATCTAGTGTTGTAAAATACTTGGCTGAACGTATGATGAATGATTCAGAGTATGTTTATTTCAGAGTTATTACTTCTCTTCGATAAATGCTTCTGTATATAAATTTGTGTGTTTAATTTTCAGCGTAGATTCTGATATGGCACACCAgtttttattacatatgtacatgAAGATACCAAAAGTGATATGTTACTTGGACACTTTTCAAACTAAAAAGTTTGTCGGAGGAGCAAAGATTACAAAATGGACTGGTTCTGTTTTGGATTGCATGAGCCATTCATTGTTGACAGCTTTAGCAGCAACACCAAGACAAAAGTCCTGGAATTCGAAATCTCAGGATTTCGAATTGTGTGCTCGAAAAATGGCTGCTGTGCACCCTATTTTAGTGTTGCGACAACTTCCAATGTTAGCATCATCGTTAATGGGAAGAAGTTATTTGGATTTTAGCCAGTTTAGATCAGGCCAtcatttaaatctttttgtaCAAATAATGGGACTGTTAGAACTATTACAACCACATTTGTTTAACGAAGAACATCAAACTGCTTTGGAAGACACACttgagaattattttcaatgttttcaAGTATGTCATGAGATACTTGTATATTATAAAGTTCGACAAAACTCGACACTTGTAAttcgattttattttcagaattaCGGACCGGTAAAGGATCTCATACCTTTATTAAATCGGTTTATTACACTATTGCAGGGATACATCTCTTATGATCCACAACGAGCATTGAAATATTTGCAGAAACACGCTCAGGTTCTTCAGTAAGTAACAGCTTTAATCTCTTTTGATAAACTTCAGACATTAGCTTACACTTACATATAGTGAATTACAGGCACACTATCCAAATTTAGTATCGCTTAGAACGCTTGTGTCGAGTATTCCAGTGTTAAAGGAAGGAGAAGATGTTGAAGAGGTTTTAATTACGATTCCTCCTACTCCTCCGCCATCGGATCCCATTATCCCACAACATTGGCCATCATTGTTAGCTACTTTATCTAAAATGCAAGGCGAAGGTATTATTAtaagaaacattttaattttgataaatatattacaatcCAATAAACGTGTATTTGTTTCAGACGTATTTAGTGCTCTCCAGGAAATCGAGCATTTATCGTCTCGAAAGCCTTCAGTTTTGGAATCAGTAACAGACAATATAGCAGAGTTACTTGTCTCCCCGCAAAGTAATATAAGATCTCTTGCTCATACATTATTAGCGAGAGCATTAAAACATCGCCCTGAAtcaaatacaaatatattGTCTGCGTTTCAAAGGTGTTTGGATAGTTCTAGAGCCGATATTCTAATGTCAGCTTTGGAGAAGTTACCAGAAATTGTATTATGTATGCAAGGTAAACTATtatcatttttgaatttatcTTACCGctctttttaataatatatttattgattattaataaacaCGCTTATGTTGTTTCAGAACATGCTTTACCATTGATGCAGAAGGTATTTGAATTAGGAGTAAATTCAAATGTGAATACTATAccatatataaataaaaccaTTGCTCTGTTAAATACACAGCAAGGTTGTTAatactataaaaaaaaaacgtaattttttattttgtataaaataaaataaattttttctcataaaaatgttacttattttattttcttcaggTAATAGGTCATCAGTGTTAGAAAAGTACTGATGAAATTGTTacaataacaaattataaataacatttaGAACATACATAAATTTGTACCTGAGGTTATAAAATGTTCTTATTGTATTACAaacatattataaataatattataggtaTATACAATAGACTAAGATACGTCTAACAAGTCATAAAAAAGCTGCTGGTGGTACATTGTTAACTGTGTACATGTTCATGAACGTTGTGATAGCAGTTCTTATATCCCAATTGGCATCTTCAAGGTATTGGTGACAATATTTCATGTTCATTGTAGTCAGTTCATGTAGAAACGTAAGTAACTGATCCTTCTCAGAAACACTAAAAACAGTTGGAACAAATTTTGGTGCACtttttgtttcaaattttacTTCATTGTTATGTGTTCCTGATGAATTACTATTAGCAGGTGTTCCATCAAGATAACACTGATCGTTAGTAATACAATATTCAtcatcttcttttttcatgaTAATGAAAGTTCTGTTGAAAAACATTGGTGGACATGAAACTTCtctaaatgaaaataatccTTGTACAGAAATTGCAAGATGTAATTCCCCTTCGTGTAGTAAATCTACttgaaatgtttttaaatgaTGTATAGTAGGTGGTTGACTTCTAAATGttgatataattttctctGGACCACGTAATAAAAAGTCTTGACATTTGGCATAGTCAACAAATTTAAGTAGATTCCTATTTGCTCCAAACGTTTTAGTTAACTGTTTATGAACATAATTTGACACAGGTCCTAGTGTCATAGAATAAAGAGCATCTCTATCATATAAGCCATTCATTATTTGTCTATCATTTTGAtcatataatgtaaaataatgcTTTACAAATTGTTTGATGAGACAAGTTTTTGTACCATCTCTTAGAAAAGTACTCTGAATATTAGGGACAAATTTTTGCTCCATACCTATTACAATTCCGTCCAATTTTTGTAAATGaggaaaaacattttttactGCTTGTACATAGTCCTgacatttattgtattttgtACATAATGGATTTCCATCCAACCAAAGTTCGCTTATTTTGAATTCACTAAAATACCTTAAATATTCCACATCACCAATTTGATTGTGCCTTAGATCCAATTTTGTTAAATGGTAgttaaagaatttttcaagaaGGACAATGGCTGtgattttattatatcttaAACTTAATTCTCTAACAGGTAACTTTGAATCACGATTGTTACTTAAAATTCCCATTTTGGTACATCTTAGAACAAAGTGCAATACTTTAGGCAAAGATATAGGACAAAATATAGAGCCTAGTGATTTTTCATTCTCAAAATCATCAAGATTCAATACCTTTTTAGTTGGCTCGTATCTATAATATAATGCTTGGGCTATCACTCTGTTTGGATTTAATTGTAGATCCTGAGAATTTAAGTATCCCAACACAATATCTATGTGCAACTCTTGTCCATTTGGCAAAGCTATACATAAGCCTTGCTTCACAAGCTTTTCAATAGCATTGGAGTTACACTTTGCTATGAAATTACTCTTATTtggttcttcttctttatacATAACAGGCAGTATTATTTCAGGTTCACAAGCAAGAATGATTACTCTTAATACTTCCTTTGCTTTATATTGTCCAATACCAAAGAGAATGAATTTGTGCCATAAGTCTTGACGTGAAGCTATAGTTGATTCTTGAGCACTAAAGGATGGTTTAGTATGGCTCAATCTCAATGGTTCTAAAATTGTCATATTTTCAACTGCTTCTGTGTTTGTCATTGTTCTTGATGATACATACAATAGTACTTTATGAATGTTATGCTTTTACTATTGTAATCAATacttaattaacaatttatttattatgcaatcactttatttacaaaattgagttgcaaataaatcattatatgacattataaaataaataattttgtataaactTATTGAAAACAATAATTGTAAGGAAAATTACTTTTCTAATATAATTTACAACTAGCTACATAGTAACACCATGTAATACTTCTTAACTCAAACTCTTGGTACTTATAGAAGCATGTTTAATTGGAAAAGATAATTTTTTGATAACATTTCCTTTATACAGAACAACTTCTATGTGCATACAAATGTGCGTTATTAAACAAAGCATGTATAACAAATACTTTACATTATAGAATACAACAAATGTTGTAAAACTTCAACCTTTGAAGTATTcagtgaaaattattttcttaagtCATTTAAATTCAACCAATAGAATTATTAGATATTTTGTTTTAACTGATCTGAACTCAGTTTTTGTTACATGACAGATATGTTGTAAAGGATTATTACACGTTTGAAGAGTTACAAGCACCGCTGCCAGATGAAGCCTTCATAATGAACAATGCACCACAGGTGAGGTTAAATCTGTATTTAGAGAGCACGGTTGGTCTCTGTCGTACCTTTTTTACCAGACCCTCTTTTAATTTTTGGCCCTTTTTGATTCTacttttttatgaaataaagactgaaaaattattcaaataattatttggcaaatttgtatttaaaaaatatcgccataaattatttttaaaattcgatcCTAGCGTCATTTATACAAGAATGGTTGAAACCACTCGATAATTTACCGACTACCGTATGGTAAATCGGTAAGTAACTTGAACTACTTCCTGGCAGAGGGCGATAGTGTCCCATTTTGCGAAAAATCAATCGGTAACTTGTTGAGTAGTTTGAGCACTGATCTATAGATCAATGGGGTAGAGCAGATGGCGTTCGTTCTCGGGGCACAAATTCAAACCCCCTTGAAAATAGGCATATCTAGCCTCGTTGGATCTGTAGTCATTGCTTTATGAGTGAGATGGGCGTTGGAAATGTTTTTACACGCGCTGTAAATTCGTTATAATCAAAATAAACTTTCTGTACCATTACACTATAACTTCATTTAATGACACGATGACAGAaaagttatatttatttttatttgccGCATGTTTTATGTGGCAAGGTAAGTTTAAGCGAATTATCAAATTGTACTTTTTATGCATATGTATATAgtataacaatttaaattgCAGTAAAATAGTAGAAAAGATGTATATGATTCCTTATAGCTATGGTGCAACCACTATATTCTTAAGGATTTTACTGAACTAATGAATTAGTTTTGTTAGTTAAATGcaatatagaattttatattgttaACATTAATATGTGTTTTTCAGTTATACCCTCCCTTCAAGATTCAAGCTCATGTCAAATTCCATTAATTATAAGAGGATCATGGTTTTCATGGGAAAATGGCATGAATACTTTAACAGAAATAAATGCTGAATCAATGACAAACCGTGGCTATTGTGTAAATATGTTAGAAGAATATCATGTTAATTATACATTTGTATTCCAACATAATAAATGTTATCATTGCGTTAAGTTAATTGTTAGAACAGTTAATGTATTGGAAAAACTTGAAGGtagtaattttaaaacaattgataataataatgtaaatatgCTAACATGATTTACTTATAGTACATTATAATTGATTGTTGTTTTAGTGAGTTGTGTGAATTTGCCTGATAATGTTGAGCCAACTGTGAAAAATGTATGTAAAGGATTAAGACCTGATCAACAGTTGATAACATTATTTTCAGAGAATTATGTCCCTGTAAATTGTAGATCATCTCTTGAAGGTGTTTGGCAATTTGCATATCAGGCAAGTACTTGACAATAAAGCAATGGAGTACTTATGAACAAAGGCTTAATTCTTCCATTGTTATTATAGAATCGATTTAGGTTCACAGGAGAATGTAATCATCCTGATGCACAAATTCGATCGTGTCAAACTGCAGGAacacaatttttaataaccaatcaaaaattcaatataacATACAAACAGTGTCCTGGAATGAAAGACACTTTTGATGGAGGTAAGATTTTCATTGTCCTAATGAATTTTTCACTGCAGAATTTCTACAGTATTGTTTGTTACCTTTGTCTTTGAAATGTTGCAGTGGTGGAATATAATTGTTTGGGTGACTGGTTTGTTGACAAAAATCACTTTTTCGCGGTTGCAAATACAAAGGAATCTAGGAAAGATGAAAAATATCGATGTTTCTTAAAAAATCGTGATGATGATCTATATATTGGAGTATCTATCACTGCTGAATGTAATACATTaaaaactgttgaaaaaaGTCCAGAACGATTGAGAGTAACACCTGTTAAAGCAGAAGTTGTGGAGCCAGGATGTAGATTACCAGAGGACATGAGTGGACAATGGATAAACACTGCCAACATTGATGcggatatttttattaacgaaACACATATCATTGAAACTTGGTATCCGGATGAAGGTCGTTACAGACGTACAATTTATGTTTGCCGCGAAGCAAAAGATACAAGGGTAATGATGGCAAGATTAACTGTTGATGGATGGTACGAATatctaatattatttaatagaaTACGTGTCTGATTATGTTTTATTTGGGAATTTTGATGTTTCCTTTTCAGTCAGAAAGATTATGTTTGTTTCGATTTCGTACGTCGACATCACAACATTATAAGATATCGACGCGGTATTGCAGTTATTAAAGACAACTTTCCTACAGTTTGCTCTTGGGTTCAATTCCCTAACAAAGAAGCTTGGAagtatgatttatttttaggTTCGTACTAAAACATATACTTTACAGGTAAATGCACTTAATCATTTTCTCTTATCAATGTTTGTTGTACGTTTAGCCAAGAATCCTGTACCGGTGCGTTGTCCTGTCGCTGGAAAATATATGTTCCACCAAAAAGGAGACGTGTTATTCGAAACTAGAATCTTAGGAGGTGTTACATTATCACCTCGTCCAAATATCTATTgcaaacaaaatatttcagaTTTCTCTGTATGCGATACTGATCAAAAGGAAATTGCTATTGATGAAACCTATTGTTTGTCAGTAGATCATTTAGGAAGACCTGTAGACATTTACAGTAAGTTTAAATTTCCatattagaaataattaaaattgtatgtTTGATGTTTAACTTGAAATGTACAGGTTTGCCggattataaaatgaaatgcaTCGGATTTTGGAAAGAAAATCTAAAATCGTACTTAATAACGCATGATGAGCTAGATCCTTTCAGCAAATATCGTTGTTGGGTATATCAAAGAGCAGATTTAAACAAAGTCCTTATGTCTGAAGCTATTGGACCGTTCTGTGATCTCAAACAAGATGTTACAAGTAGTAATTATACCGAGGGTGCTGCAGTTGCATTAGAATTACaggtaatattaaatatctacattatttctggattaaatattgaataacacattttataatttaggAATACGAAAGAGAACGCGATCGATGTCCAATGTATTTTGATGATGGATCTAATCCTTGGGTAGAAACTGAAAATTATATCCAAGTATTCCATTACGGAAGTGGAggtataaaaatatcattttcatatcCGTCCTTATCGTTAATAATTAACGTAATTTGTATACGTTTTATAATCACATAGTATATTGatacttttttattacatcatTTTGTTACATTTAAGAGATTAGAATTTCGACTTTAGCTAACAACTTTTTATACCTCTAATATGTGCTAATATTAAATCCGTCCattttatgtatataaaatttattagaataattatgtactgaatttatatttacaattataTAATGTATATTGCCAAGTACATAGAAATTTTTAGTACTGATGTGTTGTAacaaaatgatatattttatttatatatgttACAATGTAGAATACATTTACAAAAAAGTGCCttattcatattttcaaaagtgAATCTTCAGAATTGCtcatataaattaaaaatacagaaattttataatctcATACGTTTTAAAATTGCTATATTATATAGAGATCTAAAGtttaattatacttttttttacaaatttttgtaataaagtacaattttatataagattacatttaattttatactatttatgtttttattatgcatgtatgaataaaattataaaatgagaaaacatgcaaacaatttattttgtcCAACTGACTTTGGGTATATCAAAGTGTTCTGTTAAACTATCCAAATGTCTATTAAATTCCTCTACCCGTTGTTTATGTGTCATGGAGGCCTTTTGTTTTATTCTTTCAGTTTGCtgtaaataattatacatatgaCTATGGATAATGAACTTATTAATTTTTAGgtacaaatttaaaaactaaGTCATTACCATTTTCTCTTGCATCGTTTGAAAAGCTAATTCGGCTTTCGTTCGTTTAACTTCCACagttttattcttttcttcctctaaAACTTTTGTCACTTCCAccaattttttcttcttaccttctttatttttcttcctaattttgaataaatataatcataaaattaattgGAATTTATATGTTTAATATTAAGTTCATTACGTGTATAATTAACAACATTCAGAGTTGTGAGACATCTGTCAAATTTAGTATAACTCGACTTAACctaaaacgaaaataaaatttgacgtCTATATACGTACTTTTTGCTTACACATTGATCACTTTTTAGCTTTAAGGGTCCTTTTGCTACATGTGCATAAGGATCCTCATCGTTTGCCGATGGCATgttaaatgtttaaataaatattttgttacttATACTGCTTTTTGACACAAAAAAACTCTTGTCAAGTTTATACTGTATCGTACTGCGACCTACATGAagcagtgactatagatagtcactatctatagtcactgcaTGAAGCTAGCCGGAAGgaataagagaaagaaaaggaactcgatttacaatatttataaataatatataata
This window contains:
- the LOC114878713 gene encoding uncharacterized protein LOC114878713, which translates into the protein MTEKLYLFLFAACFMWQVIPSLQDSSSCQIPLIIRGSWFSWENGMNTLTEINAESMTNRGYCVNMLEEYHVNYTFVFQHNKCYHCVKLIVRTVNVLEKLEVSCVNLPDNVEPTVKNVCKGLRPDQQLITLFSENYVPVNCRSSLEGVWQFAYQNRFRFTGECNHPDAQIRSCQTAGTQFLITNQKFNITYKQCPGMKDTFDGVVEYNCLGDWFVDKNHFFAVANTKESRKDEKYRCFLKNRDDDLYIGVSITAECNTLKTVEKSPERLRVTPVKAEVVEPGCRLPEDMSGQWINTANIDADIFINETHIIETWYPDEGRYRRTIYVCREAKDTRVMMARLTVDGCQKDYVCFDFVRRHHNIIRYRRGIAVIKDNFPTVCSWVQFPNKEAWKYDLFLAKNPVPVRCPVAGKYMFHQKGDVLFETRILGGVTLSPRPNIYCKQNISDFSVCDTDQKEIAIDETYCLSVDHLGRPVDIYSLPDYKMKCIGFWKENLKSYLITHDELDPFSKYRCWVYQRADLNKVLMSEAIGPFCDLKQDVTSSNYTEGAAVALELQEYERERDRCPMYFDDGSNPWVETENYIQVFHYGSGGIKISFSYPSLSLIINVICIRFIIT
- the LOC114878717 gene encoding protein FAM32A produces the protein MPSANDEDPYAHVAKGPLKLKSDQCVSKKKKNKEGKKKKLVEVTKVLEEEKNKTVEVKRTKAELAFQTMQEKMQTERIKQKASMTHKQRVEEFNRHLDSLTEHFDIPKVSWTK